One Natrinema halophilum genomic window carries:
- a CDS encoding sugar ABC transporter permease yields the protein MGKVTDTIDDIEAGRKTPLDIVKTILTTGLAIGMLLVLMFPVYWIISAALSPGQTLTSSKSLFGDVSAYNLDAFVWVLENERFYRGLKNSLIVVSVTVIVTLVFSIPGAYALSRREFLGRRNLLYGYILFTQVGAGLSIAVLIALYALFSSYGLTDNLLVLGLFYGAGAIPFNTWLLKTFMDNIPVSYEEAAVVDGASHWQVIREVILPLSKPGIAAVLVFAWTAGWNEFIVAQTLINDAELYPLSVELYGLVGDQDTNWRQFSAFALLFAMPVALIYFFAQRYVESGLSFGGMDG from the coding sequence ATGGGTAAAGTAACCGATACGATAGACGACATCGAAGCCGGTCGAAAAACCCCGTTAGATATCGTCAAAACGATCCTTACAACCGGATTGGCTATTGGAATGCTCCTCGTCCTCATGTTTCCGGTCTACTGGATCATCTCCGCTGCGCTATCCCCGGGACAGACACTAACGTCCTCCAAAAGCTTATTCGGTGACGTGTCCGCGTACAATCTGGACGCGTTCGTCTGGGTCCTGGAAAACGAGAGATTCTACCGGGGGCTAAAGAACAGTCTGATAGTCGTCTCGGTGACGGTCATCGTCACGCTCGTCTTCTCGATTCCAGGGGCATACGCGCTTTCGCGGCGTGAGTTCCTCGGGCGACGAAACCTCCTCTACGGGTATATTTTGTTCACCCAGGTGGGTGCAGGCCTCTCGATTGCCGTGCTCATCGCACTCTACGCGTTGTTCTCGAGTTACGGGCTGACCGACAACCTGCTGGTTCTCGGCCTCTTCTACGGGGCAGGAGCGATCCCGTTCAATACGTGGCTGCTGAAAACGTTCATGGACAACATTCCCGTCTCGTACGAAGAAGCAGCCGTGGTCGACGGTGCCAGCCACTGGCAAGTCATTCGAGAGGTAATTCTTCCGCTCTCGAAGCCCGGAATCGCCGCCGTGCTGGTGTTCGCGTGGACTGCTGGCTGGAACGAGTTCATCGTCGCGCAAACGTTGATCAACGATGCCGAACTCTATCCGCTGTCGGTAGAGTTGTACGGTCTCGTCGGCGACCAGGACACGAATTGGCGCCAGTTCTCCGCGTTCGCGCTCCTGTTTGCCATGCCTGTTGCACTGATCTACTTCTTTGCCCAGCGATACGTTGAGAGCGGCCTCTCCTTCGGTGGCATGGACGGTTGA